In a single window of the Astyanax mexicanus isolate ESR-SI-001 unplaced genomic scaffold, AstMex3_surface scaffold_34, whole genome shotgun sequence genome:
- the LOC125790017 gene encoding gastrula zinc finger protein XlCGF26.1-like isoform X3 gives MVSKSSGSQKTTPASTGNETTNRTKQKSQVKKKESHQCPECGKNLTTKNGLRIHRRIHTGEKPYQCSDCGKRFKEQYGLQIHKRLHTGEKPYQCSDCGKRFNSKGSLNIHERVHTGEKPYKCSECGKCFTVQSSLDEHQYVHTGVKPYQCLKCDKSFSRQNNLVDHERIHTGEKPFECTECGKSFTLKRHLKEHMRIHTGDKPYQCSECKKSFARLSSLQTHQLIHTGKKTYQCSECKKSFARLSSLQIHQRIHTGEKPYQCSVCGQSFRAHSNLISHRSTHTQLRPHECSDCGKYFKEVRALKKHKRIHTGEKPFNCTLCGKSFTTHSHLISHKLIHTGEKPFQCSLCEKAFSNSRALTIHKRIHTGEKPYHCSHCDKSFLRRRSLQSHQYIHKEIKPHQCTQCEKSFVRKRCLQRHQHSHTGERPYHCTECEKTFTAEFLLVLHQKRIHAKEKKYHCEECAKSFTNKKIFKNHQRLHIKEKKYRCSECGKSCTNVKDLQKHQSLHAREKRMHRCSECGESFTVKRNLLKHQRLHSAAESQESSSPSNESSAEEWDEDRSD, from the exons ATGGTGTCTAAAAGCTCCGGTTCTCAGAAAACAACCCCTGCTTCCACTGGTAATGAAACAACTAACAGGACGAAACAAAAGAGTCAAGTGAAAAAGAAGGAATCACATCAGTGCCCTGAATGCGGGAAGAATTTAACTACAAAGAATGGTCTCAGAATACACCGGcggattcacactggagagaaaccgtatcagtgctctgaTTGTGGTAAACGTTTTAAAGAACAGTATGGCCTTCAAATACACAAGCgccttcacactggagagaaaccgtatcagtgctcagactgcgggaagaggtTCAATAGCAAGGGTAGTCTAAACATACAcgagcgcgttcacactggagagaaaccatataagtgctcagagtgtggaaagtgtTTTACAGTACAGAGCAGTCTGGATGAACACCAGTACGTTCACACTGGagtgaaaccgtatcagtgccTAAAGTGTGACAAGAGCTTTTCTAGACAAAATAATCTTGTAGATCATGagcgtattcacactggagagaaaccgtttgagtgcacagagtgtgggaagagctttacttTAAAAAGACATCTTAAAGAACACATGagaattcacacaggagataaaccgtatcagtgttcagagtgcAAGAAGAGCTTTGCTAGGCTAAGCAGTCtccaaacacatcagctcattcacacaggaaagaaaacgtatcagtgttcagagtgcAAGAAGAGCTTCGCTAGGCTAAGCAGTCtccaaatacatcagcgcattcacactggagagaaaccgtatcaatgctcagtgTGTGGACAGAGTTTTAGGGCACATAGTAATCTAATATCACACCGAAGTACTCACACACAGTTGAGACCTCACGAGTGCtcggattgtgggaaatattttaaagaagtGCGAGCTCTTAAAAAAcacaagcgcattcacactggagagaaaccgtttaaCTGCACGTTGTGCGGAAAGAGTTTTACCACGCATTCTCATCTGATATCACACAAGCTCATTCACACTGGTGAGAAACCGTTTCAGTGCTCGCTGTGCGAGAAGGCTTTTTCTAACAGCAGAGCTCTTACAATACACAAACGTATTCACACTGGGGAGAAGCCGTATCACTGCTCACATTGTGACAAGAGTTTTTTGAGGCGGCGTAGTCTACAATCTCACCAGTACATTCATAAAGAAATCAAACCGCATCAGTGCACACAGTGTGAAAAGAGTTTTGTAAGAAAGCGTTGTCTCCAAAGACACCAGCACTCGCACACTGGAGAGAGGCCTTATCACTGCACGGAGTGCGAGAAGACGTTTACTGCAGAGTTTCTCCTTGTACTGCACCAGAAGCGCATTCACGCCAAAGAGAAAAAATATCACTGCGAAGAGTGCGCCAAGAGTTTTACGAATAAGAAGATtttcaaaaaccaccagcgcctTCATATCAAAGAGAAGAAGTATCGGTGCTCGGAGTGTGGGAAGAGCTGTACAAATGTGAAggatctccaaaaacaccagagCCTTCATGCCAGAGAAAAAAGAATGCATCGGTGCTCAGAGTGTGGAGAGAGTTTTACAGTTAAGAGGAATCTTCTAAAACACCAGCGCCTTCATTCTGCCGCAGAGAGCCAGGAAAGTTCATCACCATCAAACGAGAG TTCTGCAGAGGAGTGGGACGAAGACAGATCTGACTAA
- the LOC125790017 gene encoding gastrula zinc finger protein XlCGF26.1-like isoform X1, with protein MVSKSSGSQKTTPASTGNETTNRTKQKSQVKKKESHQCPECGKNLTTKNGLRIHRRIHTGEKPYQCSDCGKRFKEQYGLQIHKRLHTGEKPYQCSDCGKRFNSKGSLNIHERVHTGEKPYKCSECGKCFTVQSSLDEHQYVHTGVKPYQCLKCDKSFSRQNNLVDHERIHTGEKPFECTECGKSFTLKRHLKEHMRIHTGDKPYQCSECKKSFARLSSLQTHQLIHTGKKTYQCSECKKSFARLSSLQIHQRIHTGEKPYQCSVCGQSFRAHSNLISHRSTHTQLRPHECSDCGKYFKEVRALKKHKRIHTGEKPFNCTLCGKSFTTHSHLISHKLIHTGEKPFQCSLCEKAFSNSRALTIHKRIHTGEKPYHCSHCDKSFLRRRSLQSHQYIHKEIKPHQCTQCEKSFVRKRCLQRHQHSHTGERPYHCTECEKTFTAEFLLVLHQKRIHAKEKKYHCEECAKSFTNKKIFKNHQRLHIKEKKYRCSECGKSCTNVKDLQKHQSLHAREKRMHRCSECGESFTVKRNLLKHQRLHSAAESQESSSPSNESSAEEWDEDSSD; from the coding sequence ATGGTGTCTAAAAGCTCCGGTTCTCAGAAAACAACCCCTGCTTCCACTGGTAATGAAACAACTAACAGGACGAAACAAAAGAGTCAAGTGAAAAAGAAGGAATCACATCAGTGCCCTGAATGCGGGAAGAATTTAACTACAAAGAATGGTCTCAGAATACACCGGcggattcacactggagagaaaccgtatcagtgctctgaTTGTGGTAAACGTTTTAAAGAACAGTATGGCCTTCAAATACACAAGCgccttcacactggagagaaaccgtatcagtgctcagactgcgggaagaggtTCAATAGCAAGGGTAGTCTAAACATACAcgagcgcgttcacactggagagaaaccatataagtgctcagagtgtggaaagtgtTTTACAGTACAGAGCAGTCTGGATGAACACCAGTACGTTCACACTGGagtgaaaccgtatcagtgccTAAAGTGTGACAAGAGCTTTTCTAGACAAAATAATCTTGTAGATCATGagcgtattcacactggagagaaaccgtttgagtgcacagagtgtgggaagagctttacttTAAAAAGACATCTTAAAGAACACATGagaattcacacaggagataaaccgtatcagtgttcagagtgcAAGAAGAGCTTTGCTAGGCTAAGCAGTCtccaaacacatcagctcattcacacaggaaagaaaacgtatcagtgttcagagtgcAAGAAGAGCTTCGCTAGGCTAAGCAGTCtccaaatacatcagcgcattcacactggagagaaaccgtatcaatgctcagtgTGTGGACAGAGTTTTAGGGCACATAGTAATCTAATATCACACCGAAGTACTCACACACAGTTGAGACCTCACGAGTGCtcggattgtgggaaatattttaaagaagtGCGAGCTCTTAAAAAAcacaagcgcattcacactggagagaaaccgtttaaCTGCACGTTGTGCGGAAAGAGTTTTACCACGCATTCTCATCTGATATCACACAAGCTCATTCACACTGGTGAGAAACCGTTTCAGTGCTCGCTGTGCGAGAAGGCTTTTTCTAACAGCAGAGCTCTTACAATACACAAACGTATTCACACTGGGGAGAAGCCGTATCACTGCTCACATTGTGACAAGAGTTTTTTGAGGCGGCGTAGTCTACAATCTCACCAGTACATTCATAAAGAAATCAAACCGCATCAGTGCACACAGTGTGAAAAGAGTTTTGTAAGAAAGCGTTGTCTCCAAAGACACCAGCACTCGCACACTGGAGAGAGGCCTTATCACTGCACGGAGTGCGAGAAGACGTTTACTGCAGAGTTTCTCCTTGTACTGCACCAGAAGCGCATTCACGCCAAAGAGAAAAAATATCACTGCGAAGAGTGCGCCAAGAGTTTTACGAATAAGAAGATtttcaaaaaccaccagcgcctTCATATCAAAGAGAAGAAGTATCGGTGCTCGGAGTGTGGGAAGAGCTGTACAAATGTGAAggatctccaaaaacaccagagCCTTCATGCCAGAGAAAAAAGAATGCATCGGTGCTCAGAGTGTGGAGAGAGTTTTACAGTTAAGAGGAATCTTCTAAAACACCAGCGCCTTCATTCTGCCGCAGAGAGCCAGGAAAGTTCATCACCATCAAACGAGAG